In one Gemmatimonas aurantiaca genomic region, the following are encoded:
- a CDS encoding lantibiotic dehydratase, whose amino-acid sequence MILERASQRPQYTARSSGSEETSVAHTEFHSSLPLIDPLVFARVAALPVSAVHSASGTTARRQHALLQAERALAADIPRVSDILFEAVPQTKDRDHRRHLLSLRRRIFQLDGSFTDSELRALDVGLSGEKREEVRRFVAQLDALTTCRGGLDEQYANDRIVAQRELERAIRATSFQKGLASSSDSLFRLLSRDGRPDRRMSATRSAQRARGLLRYLSRASMKATPFATFCQLLGVVIDDAEEPLRLVGSLATVPSIVRVNKSALRSLRAVLFPLPSVRECLHVALNDTIEVDGNYLRVFALSGHREAFVRLRRTPALQCVLTALERCTRVRVRNLIEAVLHDAEVDATREECVHYIDGLLNCGLLRLVSPVDDQIADWEPLLNAFLRDIRDAPREVTNARQLLDALATQISVFSGASAWGRHAMQQRSLRLMHRYLHDAGATRAVRKSLMFHEDCGAAAHIVIDRRSLAGALDDLRRYVADSAPLAYTRMEAAVAREIFEHANPGVARVPLLAFAEQYSRHRMEHNGGKKSEIPTKAGESPPTVLQTLRQARDTLTGALASAWFLAPPTADEIEVTSGMLRYAAQDAPPAGPGPRSVSVFCNLIPPCGDRGWRVVVNQGRYLSGYGKYISRFLPVLPHHQWTAVRERNASSPWGRIVEIADDGDFNPNLHPRLTDSIIQYPTGSHHGRSDAIALTDLEVGPDAADPARLALTRRSTGERIWPVDLGFLSPRLRPPLFRLLRTLGPDAQFALSLPWSLPDANGSVGLDRLDTIVVRPRYTFGEHLILARRAWHVPSVCFPRLKSNESPARYFARVQRWRFEADIPESVYVRIFSIAPKPEAASLDSGEEERGEEAGMDAAEMELDDTQTPTTRKTSQATTHESAVPRAPQISADAQKPQFIDFTNPLFVDLFSRLPGGLDTFTASLEEVLPEAGDYPRHGEDTYCTEFMAQLDLDS is encoded by the coding sequence ATGATCCTCGAGCGCGCATCGCAACGACCGCAATACACGGCACGATCGAGCGGTAGTGAGGAAACCTCCGTAGCCCATACGGAGTTCCATTCCTCATTGCCGCTCATCGATCCGTTGGTGTTCGCGCGTGTTGCCGCACTTCCGGTCTCTGCGGTGCACTCCGCGTCCGGCACGACGGCACGAAGGCAGCACGCGCTGCTGCAAGCGGAGCGTGCACTCGCCGCTGATATCCCGCGCGTGAGCGATATCCTGTTCGAAGCCGTGCCACAGACGAAAGATCGCGACCACCGGCGACATCTGTTATCCCTCCGTCGTCGCATTTTCCAGCTCGATGGAAGCTTCACCGATTCCGAGTTGCGAGCTCTCGATGTTGGACTGTCCGGTGAGAAGCGAGAGGAGGTCCGTCGATTCGTCGCGCAGCTGGATGCCCTGACGACCTGCCGCGGCGGGTTGGATGAGCAGTACGCCAATGACCGGATCGTTGCCCAGCGGGAGCTGGAGCGGGCGATTCGTGCCACCTCGTTTCAGAAAGGGTTGGCATCATCGAGCGACTCCCTGTTCAGACTGCTCTCTCGCGATGGACGACCGGATCGCCGAATGTCGGCGACCCGCAGCGCGCAACGAGCACGTGGTCTGCTTCGATATCTGTCGCGCGCCTCCATGAAGGCGACCCCCTTCGCGACGTTCTGCCAGTTACTGGGTGTGGTCATCGACGATGCGGAGGAGCCGCTCCGGCTTGTCGGAAGCCTTGCGACCGTACCATCGATCGTGCGCGTGAACAAATCGGCACTCAGAAGTTTGCGCGCGGTGCTGTTTCCGCTGCCATCGGTACGCGAATGCCTCCACGTCGCCCTCAATGATACCATCGAGGTGGATGGGAACTATCTGCGCGTCTTTGCTCTCTCCGGGCATCGCGAAGCCTTTGTCCGCCTGCGCCGCACCCCCGCGCTGCAATGCGTGCTCACTGCGTTGGAACGCTGCACCCGTGTACGCGTCCGCAACCTGATCGAGGCAGTCCTGCATGACGCCGAGGTGGATGCCACCCGAGAAGAGTGTGTACACTACATCGACGGGCTGCTCAACTGCGGGCTCCTGCGCCTTGTTTCACCAGTGGATGATCAGATTGCGGATTGGGAGCCGTTGTTGAACGCCTTTCTGCGCGACATCCGCGATGCACCGAGGGAGGTGACGAACGCGCGTCAGTTGTTGGATGCGTTGGCGACACAGATTTCGGTCTTTTCCGGGGCATCGGCGTGGGGCCGTCATGCCATGCAACAACGCAGTTTGCGCCTGATGCACCGGTATCTGCACGACGCGGGAGCGACACGCGCGGTACGCAAGTCGTTGATGTTCCACGAGGATTGTGGTGCGGCAGCCCACATTGTCATCGATCGTCGGTCGCTTGCAGGGGCACTCGATGATCTGCGGCGCTATGTCGCCGATTCGGCTCCGCTGGCCTATACACGGATGGAGGCCGCGGTTGCCCGCGAGATATTCGAGCACGCGAATCCCGGGGTGGCGCGCGTTCCGTTGCTCGCATTTGCGGAGCAGTATTCCCGGCATCGAATGGAACACAATGGAGGGAAAAAATCAGAAATTCCAACGAAGGCCGGCGAATCACCTCCCACAGTTCTTCAGACACTGCGTCAGGCCCGTGATACGCTCACGGGGGCTCTGGCGAGCGCATGGTTCCTCGCACCGCCGACCGCCGACGAGATCGAGGTCACGTCCGGCATGCTGCGGTATGCGGCGCAGGATGCACCGCCGGCTGGTCCGGGGCCGCGGTCGGTCAGTGTGTTCTGCAATCTGATACCACCGTGCGGCGACAGGGGATGGCGTGTCGTGGTGAACCAGGGGCGGTACCTGTCCGGCTATGGCAAATACATCTCACGGTTTCTCCCGGTGCTTCCACACCACCAGTGGACCGCAGTTCGCGAACGGAATGCCTCGTCTCCGTGGGGTCGGATCGTCGAGATTGCCGACGATGGCGATTTCAACCCCAATCTGCATCCGCGTCTCACCGATTCGATTATCCAGTATCCCACGGGATCCCATCACGGGCGATCCGATGCGATTGCGCTGACCGATCTGGAGGTCGGTCCGGATGCCGCAGATCCAGCCCGGTTGGCCCTGACACGGCGGAGCACCGGTGAGCGAATATGGCCGGTCGACCTGGGTTTTCTCAGTCCGCGGCTGCGTCCGCCATTGTTCCGGTTGCTTCGCACACTGGGGCCCGACGCACAGTTTGCGCTGTCGCTGCCCTGGTCTCTTCCTGACGCCAACGGTTCAGTGGGTCTGGATCGACTCGATACGATCGTCGTACGTCCGCGCTACACGTTCGGAGAGCACCTCATTCTCGCGCGACGCGCGTGGCATGTGCCCTCGGTCTGCTTTCCGCGACTGAAGTCGAACGAATCGCCTGCCAGGTATTTTGCGCGAGTCCAGCGATGGCGGTTCGAAGCGGACATTCCGGAGAGCGTGTACGTCCGGATCTTTTCGATTGCCCCAAAGCCTGAGGCCGCTTCCCTGGACAGCGGTGAGGAGGAGCGCGGAGAAGAGGCCGGGATGGATGCAGCCGAGATGGAGCTCGATGACACCCAGACGCCCACGACTCGAAAGACCAGTCAAGCGACGACACACGAATCGGCCGTACCTCGTGCGCCGCAGATTTCGGCCGATGCGCAGAAGCCGCAGTTCATCGATTTCACCAATCCTCTCTTCGTGGACCTGTTCAGCCGGTTGCCTGGTGGACTGGACACCTTTACGGCTTCCCTCGAAGAAGTCTTGCCGGAAGCGGGTGACTATCCGCGTCACGGCGAGGATACGTACTGCACCGAATTCATGGCGCAGCTGGATCTCGACTCATGA
- a CDS encoding S8 family serine peptidase — translation MQESPGFLSADHGVRLGSFTGRGIGIAVVDSGLSSDGMRVRHGAGVAFRRDQSSRGIITSSDTSDRIGHGTRCALQIVHVAPDVQVIPVKVFHERLEADPSVVEHAIDWATEQGVHVISMSLATTRRDVIGPWYRACARAASRGVTLVAAASPSSEPSFPAAFDCVFGVRPARTASPFEFLFRAADRYECGAWGRAPSVDAGATEGVGVSSLAAATMAGVIAAIIEGHAPENQQALRALLARCASDTT, via the coding sequence ATGCAGGAGTCTCCCGGGTTCCTGTCGGCCGATCATGGGGTGCGGCTGGGTTCATTCACCGGACGTGGTATTGGCATCGCTGTCGTCGATTCAGGTCTGTCCTCTGACGGTATGCGTGTGCGCCACGGTGCCGGTGTGGCATTTCGCCGGGATCAGAGCAGTCGTGGAATCATCACATCGTCGGATACCAGCGACCGGATCGGCCATGGTACCCGCTGCGCCTTGCAGATTGTGCATGTGGCTCCGGATGTCCAGGTCATTCCGGTCAAGGTGTTCCATGAGAGATTGGAGGCCGATCCCTCCGTGGTGGAACATGCGATCGATTGGGCCACGGAGCAGGGGGTACATGTGATCAGCATGAGCCTCGCCACCACCCGTCGTGATGTGATCGGGCCGTGGTATCGGGCGTGTGCCCGCGCCGCTTCACGGGGGGTGACCCTGGTGGCGGCGGCCAGCCCGTCATCAGAACCTTCGTTTCCTGCCGCATTCGATTGTGTGTTTGGCGTGCGGCCAGCGAGAACTGCTTCACCGTTTGAGTTCCTGTTCCGGGCCGCCGATCGGTACGAGTGTGGCGCCTGGGGCAGGGCGCCGTCCGTCGATGCCGGAGCGACCGAAGGCGTGGGTGTCAGTAGTCTTGCCGCGGCCACGATGGCGGGGGTGATTGCGGCGATAATCGAGGGTCACGCACCCGAAAATCAGCAGGCATTGCGTGCTCTGCTTGCTCGTTGTGCATCGGACACGACCTGA
- a CDS encoding efflux RND transporter periplasmic adaptor subunit — MTAPKMFREPERKLVRLPDLDDDRIPGWRFTRHVVAWTLGVFIVLCIIAIVVASVLTMKVTVSADGVLEPAAIWPVRSTESGLLTTILVQTGDSVDAGQIVARLDSMEAWAAVADLESQLRKIRIERDRAMRSAPIDVQRAQSGVTSAEAHVLRARTLLRQRMVDFMISGDPDSIATTVDGRVHVGLDVPSADLMTAQSELGAARAQLAATGLSEFDVASNTNELDRLERLLAKSRIRAARQVIRAPASGVVLTEQLELLRGRAVIAGESLFEIADTRQWRATLNVGERDVYRVHVGDTVDIEIPAFAAMADNHVRGRVEAVGWQASAPGQSNGATGGTVAGLYRVVVRIDSRERSSPIIDVGLRRGYAVHGEIITRSERALTLLVEHFRDRSRQLTR; from the coding sequence ATGACCGCACCGAAGATGTTTCGGGAGCCCGAGCGCAAGCTGGTGCGCCTGCCAGACCTGGATGACGATCGCATCCCGGGGTGGCGGTTCACCAGACACGTCGTCGCCTGGACGTTGGGGGTCTTCATCGTCCTGTGCATCATCGCGATCGTGGTGGCATCGGTGCTCACCATGAAGGTCACGGTGTCTGCAGACGGTGTACTCGAACCTGCGGCCATCTGGCCGGTCCGGTCGACTGAGAGCGGCCTGTTGACAACCATTCTGGTGCAGACTGGTGACTCCGTCGACGCCGGACAGATCGTTGCGCGGCTCGATTCGATGGAGGCATGGGCGGCAGTGGCCGATCTCGAATCACAACTTCGTAAGATACGGATCGAGCGTGACAGGGCCATGCGCTCCGCACCCATCGACGTCCAACGGGCGCAATCCGGTGTGACATCGGCGGAGGCGCATGTCTTGCGCGCGCGCACACTGCTGCGTCAGCGCATGGTCGATTTCATGATTTCCGGAGATCCGGACAGCATCGCCACCACCGTCGATGGTCGGGTGCATGTCGGTCTCGATGTGCCTTCGGCCGATCTGATGACCGCACAGAGCGAACTCGGTGCGGCTCGGGCGCAGTTGGCTGCGACCGGACTGTCGGAATTCGATGTCGCAAGCAACACGAACGAATTGGATCGTCTCGAACGACTCCTGGCGAAGAGTCGCATCCGGGCGGCACGACAGGTGATCCGGGCACCGGCCTCGGGTGTCGTGCTCACCGAGCAGCTGGAATTGCTCCGGGGCAGAGCAGTGATCGCCGGTGAATCGTTGTTCGAAATCGCGGATACCCGACAATGGCGTGCAACACTGAACGTCGGCGAGCGCGACGTCTATCGTGTGCACGTGGGCGATACGGTCGATATCGAGATTCCGGCGTTTGCCGCGATGGCCGACAATCATGTCCGGGGTCGTGTGGAAGCCGTGGGCTGGCAGGCTTCAGCTCCCGGTCAATCGAATGGAGCGACCGGCGGCACCGTGGCCGGATTGTATCGTGTGGTCGTTCGCATCGATTCCCGGGAACGATCGTCACCCATCATTGATGTGGGGCTTCGTCGAGGCTACGCCGTGCACGGGGAGATCATCACGCGCTCGGAACGCGCATTGACATTGTTGGTCGAGCACTTCCGTGACCGTTCACGCCAACTGACGCGCTGA
- a CDS encoding thiopeptide-type bacteriocin biosynthesis protein: protein MSGMSAYADVRSDEHRWFSVHLYPGTKDSLYGSAFDGFVIRILRHLNNSALAGASRFFVRYSDPLPHLRIRVRVPFDMSDDQAVENLDLPDAGQGGLFARMVVCGYEPEHGRYGGPAGVRLAEAAFCASSDWVLLRLGALHDRARPAKVGAGILASYVALQAAFGTRATIGEISAWIRDIELGLFVEPGEQYRAAFDASLESQLDTIVDFLDQADESLTQEHGAGSLFESFLPTWEDVLHQYRQLGRDGKLKFLGDPVFNAMEAQRRLIPSFLHMTNNRMGLSRLDEAYVAHAIAEACRCAPVVAQPFVKTDA, encoded by the coding sequence ATGAGCGGGATGTCGGCCTACGCAGACGTGCGATCCGATGAACACCGCTGGTTCAGCGTGCATCTCTATCCGGGAACGAAAGACTCGCTGTACGGCAGTGCATTTGACGGGTTCGTCATCCGGATCCTTCGACACCTGAACAACAGCGCCCTCGCGGGAGCATCGCGTTTTTTTGTTCGCTACTCGGATCCGTTGCCGCATTTGCGCATTCGCGTGCGTGTGCCGTTCGACATGTCCGATGATCAGGCTGTCGAGAACCTCGATCTTCCGGATGCCGGGCAGGGCGGGCTCTTCGCAAGGATGGTGGTCTGCGGCTACGAACCGGAGCATGGACGATACGGCGGTCCCGCAGGGGTGAGACTGGCCGAGGCGGCCTTCTGTGCGTCCAGCGATTGGGTGCTACTCCGGCTTGGTGCACTACACGATCGGGCGCGTCCGGCAAAAGTGGGTGCCGGTATTCTTGCGTCCTATGTTGCTCTCCAGGCGGCCTTCGGGACGCGTGCGACGATCGGAGAGATCTCCGCCTGGATTCGGGACATTGAGCTCGGATTGTTTGTCGAGCCCGGGGAGCAATACCGCGCCGCATTCGACGCGTCATTGGAAAGCCAGCTTGACACCATCGTCGATTTCCTGGACCAGGCTGATGAGTCGTTGACGCAGGAGCACGGTGCGGGATCTCTCTTCGAGTCATTCCTGCCCACATGGGAGGATGTCCTTCACCAATATCGACAACTCGGCAGGGACGGAAAACTGAAGTTTCTCGGAGACCCGGTGTTCAACGCGATGGAAGCGCAACGTCGCCTCATCCCCTCCTTCCTTCACATGACGAACAACCGCATGGGCCTTTCACGCCTCGATGAGGCATATGTCGCGCACGCCATAGCCGAAGCGTGTCGGTGTGCACCAGTCGTCGCGCAGCCGTTCGTGAAAACCGATGCGTGA
- a CDS encoding lanthionine synthetase LanC family protein has product MTSWQIDTSVYRGSAGIGLFLAELYGEIHDPELLRVARGALRHAVNNSGSVVLPWSAFSGIVGIVYALGRLAAVSGDGRAADDVRMLWRRLESSNTHVQGDVISGAAGAIPLLMQLEHLIDRKTIEQVVHRLGTTMQRAAVHTVSGTAWRGVPTAHRPLTGFAHGASGYAYALLAAWQYCGASRFLYTALQAILYERVVYDRGIRNWPDFRHSEFGKLIWDFDEETSQSMVRSGWEPAPYQLHGMHAWCHGAPGIGLVRLRAAERLGLPWLWREAHAAADATSASIDRETHNWSLCHGIAGNSEFLIAAAGSLGRPDLRECVLELAAAGDETFESRGVPWPSGSADRLPDPCLLLGDAGIGLHYLRLHAPHVPSVLFPALPSPTGAAFTFEQSDAIAYRRELMRTLFRHADGLPDGDDLDGLAGAWNVRASRPDLSTVASCVRRRRSTLTDDAARGAIARDLACVEPGERQLSDVQRRMDGFLVRPPGEILWSGTCFRLRGDIAIHGVRAERRGGRIRPYMVRPDPHGQCVAEDLTPLAALVLDAYGSAARMDDVAVRISVYVNGERRARIRALVEEQTRSAYEAGFLVCAPEPDMESAAGNAKLAG; this is encoded by the coding sequence ATGACGTCATGGCAGATCGACACGTCCGTATACCGGGGCAGTGCGGGGATCGGCCTGTTTCTCGCCGAACTATACGGAGAAATCCACGATCCCGAATTGCTGCGCGTTGCACGAGGCGCCCTCCGGCATGCAGTCAACAACAGCGGAAGCGTCGTGTTGCCGTGGAGTGCGTTTTCCGGGATCGTCGGCATCGTGTACGCACTCGGCCGACTGGCCGCGGTCTCGGGTGATGGTCGGGCCGCGGACGACGTGCGCATGTTGTGGCGACGCCTCGAGAGCTCCAATACCCATGTGCAGGGTGACGTCATCAGCGGCGCGGCCGGTGCAATTCCGCTGCTCATGCAGCTCGAACACCTCATCGACCGGAAGACGATCGAACAGGTGGTGCATCGTCTTGGAACGACTATGCAGCGCGCGGCGGTGCATACGGTGTCCGGAACTGCGTGGAGGGGAGTGCCCACCGCGCATCGTCCACTAACAGGGTTCGCCCATGGAGCGTCCGGGTATGCCTATGCGCTGCTCGCGGCATGGCAATACTGTGGTGCCTCACGATTCCTGTATACGGCTCTGCAGGCCATCCTGTATGAGCGCGTGGTCTATGATCGCGGAATCCGCAATTGGCCTGACTTCCGACACTCCGAATTCGGCAAACTCATCTGGGATTTCGACGAAGAGACCTCCCAGTCGATGGTGCGATCCGGATGGGAACCCGCACCCTACCAACTGCATGGCATGCACGCCTGGTGTCACGGGGCTCCCGGTATCGGCCTGGTCCGTCTGCGCGCCGCCGAGCGATTGGGGCTTCCCTGGTTGTGGCGCGAAGCGCATGCGGCGGCCGATGCCACATCGGCATCGATCGATCGTGAAACGCACAACTGGTCGCTCTGCCATGGTATCGCCGGCAATTCGGAATTCCTCATAGCCGCCGCCGGGAGTCTTGGCCGGCCCGATCTCCGCGAGTGTGTGCTGGAACTGGCGGCAGCGGGCGACGAGACGTTCGAAAGCCGCGGTGTCCCATGGCCCAGCGGCTCGGCGGATCGCCTGCCGGATCCCTGTCTCCTGCTCGGCGATGCCGGCATCGGGCTGCACTACCTGCGACTGCACGCGCCTCACGTTCCGTCGGTGCTGTTTCCGGCGCTCCCTTCTCCCACGGGGGCGGCATTCACATTCGAGCAGTCCGACGCCATCGCGTATCGACGTGAGCTCATGCGCACACTGTTCCGGCACGCCGATGGGCTGCCGGACGGAGACGACCTGGACGGATTGGCGGGGGCATGGAACGTCAGGGCGTCGAGGCCCGACCTGTCGACGGTGGCATCGTGCGTCCGCCGGCGTCGATCCACACTCACCGACGATGCGGCGCGAGGTGCGATCGCTCGCGATCTCGCGTGCGTCGAACCGGGGGAGCGGCAACTGAGCGACGTGCAACGCAGGATGGACGGATTCCTGGTGCGTCCCCCGGGTGAAATCCTGTGGTCCGGGACGTGCTTCCGCTTGCGCGGAGACATTGCAATACATGGCGTCCGTGCTGAACGCCGCGGCGGACGGATCAGGCCGTATATGGTCAGGCCGGATCCGCATGGTCAGTGTGTCGCTGAGGATCTAACACCGTTGGCCGCGCTCGTTCTCGATGCGTATGGTTCGGCGGCCCGTATGGACGATGTCGCTGTCCGTATCTCCGTTTATGTGAATGGCGAGCGACGCGCCCGGATTCGCGCTCTTGTCGAGGAGCAGACACGATCGGCGTATGAGGCGGGCTTTCTGGTGTGCGCACCGGAACCCGATATGGAGAGTGCTGCCGGGAACGCCAAGCTGGCTGGATGA